The proteins below are encoded in one region of Paenacidovorax monticola:
- a CDS encoding sensor histidine kinase, with protein MSAASREVPPDATSPAPLEYMRRRPVPTSRMGLNLFWRTFFLLALLLVGSILAWLQTLRALEFEPRTLHTAQQIASLVNLSRAALVHADAIARVSLIKTMADQEGVRILPREPGDKFELLDHNALGARLTEELTDRLGPGTIVARSVNGENGLWVGFTINGDPNWLLMDRSRFSPAGGKTWLIWLITAGALSLAGAAVIARLINRPLKQLSYAANRVREGDFTASQLDEEAVTSEIREVNIGFNRMAQKLAKLEQDRAVMLAGISHDLRTPLARLRLETEMSVTDDVAREHMVADIVQLDATIDKFLDYARPDHVTLTPVNLHAVVSSCVYAVQDHRELQITMAVPEDLNVMADEVELARVISNLLENARRYGKSPETDISIVDIAAKGRENWVLIKIRDRGTGVPPEQLASLTKPFYRGDSARTAAAGAGLGLSIVDKTVQRMGGIFALANSASGGLVAHIQLQRATDLPEGEDPKQRLQRPQIKRHLPPRPTEADLND; from the coding sequence ATGAGCGCTGCCTCCCGCGAAGTCCCTCCTGACGCCACCAGCCCCGCGCCGCTGGAATACATGCGGCGCCGGCCGGTGCCCACCTCGCGCATGGGCCTGAACCTGTTCTGGCGCACCTTCTTCCTGCTTGCGCTGCTGCTCGTGGGCTCCATCCTGGCGTGGCTGCAGACCCTGCGCGCGCTCGAATTCGAGCCGCGCACGCTGCACACGGCGCAGCAGATCGCCTCGCTCGTCAACCTCAGCCGCGCGGCCCTGGTGCACGCCGATGCGATCGCACGCGTGTCGCTCATCAAGACCATGGCCGACCAGGAGGGCGTGCGCATCCTGCCGCGCGAGCCCGGCGACAAGTTCGAGCTGCTCGACCACAACGCGCTGGGTGCGCGCCTCACCGAGGAACTCACCGACCGCCTGGGCCCCGGCACCATCGTCGCGCGCAGCGTCAACGGCGAGAACGGGCTGTGGGTGGGCTTCACCATCAACGGCGACCCCAACTGGCTGCTCATGGACCGCTCGCGCTTCAGCCCCGCGGGCGGCAAGACCTGGCTCATCTGGCTCATCACGGCCGGCGCGCTCTCGCTGGCCGGCGCGGCCGTGATCGCGCGGCTCATCAACCGGCCGCTCAAGCAGCTGTCCTATGCGGCCAACCGCGTGCGCGAAGGCGATTTCACCGCCAGCCAGCTCGACGAGGAGGCCGTGACCAGCGAGATCCGCGAGGTCAACATCGGCTTCAACCGCATGGCGCAGAAGCTCGCCAAGCTCGAACAGGATCGCGCCGTCATGCTCGCCGGCATCTCGCACGACCTGCGCACGCCACTGGCGCGCCTGCGCCTGGAAACCGAGATGAGCGTCACCGACGACGTGGCGCGCGAGCACATGGTGGCCGACATCGTGCAGCTCGACGCCACCATCGACAAGTTCCTCGACTACGCGCGGCCCGACCATGTCACGCTCACGCCCGTGAACCTGCATGCGGTGGTGTCGTCCTGCGTCTACGCCGTGCAGGACCACCGCGAACTGCAGATCACCATGGCCGTGCCCGAGGACCTGAACGTCATGGCCGACGAGGTGGAACTGGCGCGCGTGATCTCCAACCTGCTGGAGAACGCGCGCCGCTACGGCAAGTCGCCCGAGACCGACATCAGCATCGTGGACATCGCCGCCAAGGGCCGCGAGAACTGGGTGCTCATCAAGATCCGCGACCGCGGCACGGGCGTGCCGCCTGAGCAGCTGGCCAGCCTCACCAAGCCCTTCTACCGGGGCGACTCGGCGCGCACGGCCGCCGCCGGCGCGGGCCTGGGCCTGTCGATCGTGGACAAGACGGTGCAGCGCATGGGCGGCATCTTCGCGCTCGCCAACTCGGCGTCGGGCGGCCTCGTGGCCCACATCCAGCTGCAGCGCGCCACCGACCTGCCCGAGGGCGAGGACCCCAAGCAGCGCCTGCAGCGCCCGCAGATCAAGCGCCACCTGCCCCCGCGCCCGACGGAGGCGGACCTCAACGACTGA
- the ompR gene encoding osmolarity response regulator transcription factor OmpR: MATTTNRTDKILVVDDDARIRDLLRRYLTQEGFEVMIAEDGKALNRILLRETVDLIVLDLMMPGEDGLSICRRLRAANDRTPIIMLTAKGEDVDRIVGLEVGADDYLGKPFNPRELLARIHAVLRRRPPQEAPGAPSGDNEVVTFGPFTFDLATRALQKNGEELPLTTGEFAMLKALVRHPRQPLSREKLALLARGREFEPFDRSLDVQVSRLRKLVEVDAAAPRYIQTVWGVGYVFVPDGTN, encoded by the coding sequence ATGGCCACAACAACCAACCGTACCGACAAGATCCTCGTGGTGGACGACGACGCGCGCATCCGCGATCTGCTGCGCCGCTACCTCACACAGGAAGGCTTCGAGGTCATGATCGCGGAAGACGGCAAGGCCCTCAACCGCATCCTGCTGCGGGAGACCGTGGATCTCATCGTGCTCGACCTCATGATGCCCGGCGAGGATGGCCTGTCGATCTGCCGCCGCCTGCGCGCCGCCAACGACCGCACCCCCATCATCATGCTCACCGCCAAGGGCGAGGACGTGGACCGCATCGTGGGCCTGGAAGTGGGCGCCGACGACTACCTGGGCAAGCCCTTCAACCCGCGCGAGCTGCTTGCGCGCATCCATGCCGTGCTGCGCCGCCGCCCGCCGCAGGAGGCGCCCGGTGCGCCCTCGGGCGACAACGAGGTCGTCACTTTCGGCCCTTTCACCTTCGACCTGGCCACGCGCGCGCTGCAGAAGAACGGCGAGGAGCTGCCCCTGACCACCGGCGAGTTCGCCATGCTCAAGGCCCTGGTGCGCCACCCGCGCCAGCCGCTGTCGCGCGAGAAGCTCGCGCTGCTTGCGCGCGGTCGCGAGTTCGAGCCCTTCGACCGCAGCCTGGACGTGCAGGTCTCGCGCCTGCGCAAGCTCGTGGAGGTGGACGCCGCCGCGCCGCGCTACATCCAGACCGTGTGGGGCGTGGGCTACGTGTTCGTGCCCGACGGAACGAACTGA
- a CDS encoding SIMPL domain-containing protein (The SIMPL domain is named for its presence in mouse protein SIMPL (signalling molecule that associates with mouse pelle-like kinase). Bacterial member BP26, from Brucella, was shown to assemble into a channel-like structure, while YggE from E. coli has been associated with resistance to oxidative stress.) — translation MLACACAAFAQNPSSAAPQNVVQLSATGTVEVEQDLLVLTLGTSKEAADAATVQAQLKQALDAALAEAKRQAQPGQLDVRTGPFGLYPRYNKDGKISGWQGRAELVLEGRDFARITGAAGKIQTMAISQIAFGLSREARAKVEGEAQTQAIEQFKARATELARGFGFSGYTLREVAVNSNEMVPGPRPRMMAMEAKAASFSDAAPVPVEAGKAQVVVNVSGSVQMR, via the coding sequence ATGCTGGCATGCGCGTGTGCCGCTTTTGCCCAGAATCCATCATCTGCCGCGCCGCAGAACGTGGTGCAGCTCTCGGCCACGGGCACCGTGGAGGTGGAGCAGGACCTGCTGGTGCTCACCCTGGGCACCAGCAAGGAAGCGGCCGACGCCGCCACCGTGCAGGCCCAGCTCAAGCAGGCGCTCGACGCCGCGCTGGCCGAGGCCAAGCGCCAGGCGCAGCCCGGCCAGCTGGACGTGCGCACGGGGCCCTTTGGCCTCTACCCGCGCTACAACAAGGACGGCAAGATCTCCGGCTGGCAGGGCCGCGCGGAACTGGTGCTGGAAGGGCGCGACTTCGCTCGCATCACGGGCGCAGCGGGCAAGATCCAGACCATGGCGATCAGCCAGATCGCCTTCGGACTCTCGCGCGAGGCGCGCGCCAAGGTGGAGGGCGAGGCCCAGACCCAGGCCATCGAGCAGTTCAAGGCGCGAGCCACCGAACTGGCGCGCGGCTTCGGCTTCAGCGGCTACACGCTGCGCGAGGTGGCGGTGAACAGCAACGAGATGGTGCCGGGCCCGCGCCCGCGCATGATGGCCATGGAGGCCAAGGCCGCATCGTTCTCCGATGCCGCGCCGGTGCCGGTGGAGGCGGGCAAGGCCCAGGTCGTGGTGAACGTCTCGGGCTCGGTGCAGATGCGCTGA
- a CDS encoding 3-hydroxybutyrate dehydrogenase has product MLKGKTALVTGSTSGIGLGVAKALARQGANIVLNGFGDVDGPRAEVLAAGQALGAQVAYHGADMSRAADIEDMMKYSASQFGRVDILVNNAGIQHVANVEDFPVERWDAIIAINLTSAFHTSRLALPAMKAANWGRIINVASVHGLVGSAQKSAYVAAKHGIVGLTKVTALETATTGVTCNAICPGWVLTPLVQKQVDAKAAQHGLSNEDAKKLLLGEKEPSMQFTTPEELGELAVFFCSPAAANVRGVAWNMDGGWAAQ; this is encoded by the coding sequence ATGCTGAAAGGCAAAACCGCCCTGGTCACCGGCTCCACCAGCGGCATCGGCCTGGGGGTCGCCAAGGCGCTCGCGCGCCAGGGCGCGAACATCGTTCTGAACGGTTTCGGGGACGTGGACGGCCCGCGCGCCGAGGTGCTGGCCGCAGGCCAGGCCTTGGGGGCCCAGGTGGCCTACCATGGCGCCGACATGAGCCGCGCGGCCGACATCGAGGACATGATGAAGTACAGCGCGAGCCAGTTCGGCCGCGTGGACATCCTCGTGAACAACGCGGGCATCCAGCATGTGGCGAACGTGGAGGATTTCCCGGTCGAGCGCTGGGACGCCATCATCGCCATCAACCTCACGAGCGCCTTCCACACCTCGCGCCTGGCCCTGCCCGCCATGAAGGCCGCGAACTGGGGCCGCATCATCAACGTGGCCTCGGTGCACGGCCTCGTGGGCTCGGCCCAGAAGTCGGCCTACGTGGCGGCCAAGCACGGCATCGTGGGCCTGACCAAGGTCACCGCGCTGGAGACCGCCACCACGGGCGTGACCTGCAACGCGATCTGCCCCGGCTGGGTGCTCACGCCGCTGGTGCAAAAACAGGTGGACGCCAAGGCCGCCCAGCACGGCCTCTCGAACGAGGACGCCAAGAAGCTGCTGCTGGGCGAGAAGGAGCCCTCCATGCAGTTCACCACGCCCGAGGAACTGGGCGAGCTGGCGGTGTTCTTCTGCTCCCCCGCGGCCGCCAATGTGCGCGGCGTGGCGTGGAACATGGACGGCGGCTGGGCCGCGCAGTAA
- a CDS encoding alpha/beta fold hydrolase — MIEPTLNYVWSAGAAQPTATQGPAGMHRMAYWEWNATGDARHPHVIVCVHGLSRQGRDFDTLARRLSAHARVICPDVVGRGHSDWLADPMGYQVPQYAADMLALLAQLHAQASIGTLDWVGTSMGGLIGMAVAGQPGLLEASLLPVPVRRLVLNDVGPAIAWQALQRIGQYLGQPAHFASIEQAADALWSISSSFGPHTRAQWLALTRPMLRPAPEGGFALHYDPAIAVPFRTVTEETAQAGEALLWQLYDQITARTLLLRGAESDLLARATADAMAQRGPRARLLEFGGVGHAPTLVADDQVQAVAAFLLEAA, encoded by the coding sequence ATGATTGAACCTACGCTGAACTACGTATGGAGCGCAGGTGCCGCGCAGCCCACCGCCACGCAGGGCCCTGCGGGCATGCACCGCATGGCGTACTGGGAGTGGAACGCGACGGGCGACGCGCGCCATCCGCATGTGATCGTCTGCGTGCACGGCCTGTCGCGCCAGGGGCGCGACTTCGACACGCTGGCCCGCCGCCTGTCGGCGCATGCGCGCGTCATCTGCCCCGACGTGGTGGGGCGCGGCCACAGCGACTGGCTTGCGGACCCCATGGGCTACCAGGTGCCCCAGTATGCGGCCGACATGCTGGCGCTGCTGGCCCAGTTGCATGCACAGGCCTCCATTGGCACGCTGGACTGGGTGGGCACGAGCATGGGCGGCCTCATCGGCATGGCCGTGGCGGGCCAGCCCGGGCTGCTGGAGGCATCGCTGCTGCCCGTGCCGGTGCGCCGTCTCGTGCTCAACGACGTGGGGCCCGCCATTGCCTGGCAGGCCTTGCAGCGCATCGGCCAGTACCTGGGTCAGCCTGCGCACTTCGCTTCCATCGAGCAAGCAGCCGATGCGTTGTGGTCCATCTCTTCTTCCTTTGGGCCCCACACGCGCGCGCAATGGCTGGCGCTGACGCGGCCCATGCTCCGTCCCGCACCCGAGGGGGGCTTTGCCTTGCACTACGACCCCGCGATCGCCGTGCCCTTCCGCACCGTGACCGAGGAGACCGCCCAGGCGGGCGAGGCGCTGCTGTGGCAGCTCTATGACCAGATCACGGCCCGCACCCTGCTGCTGCGCGGCGCCGAGTCGGACCTGCTTGCGCGCGCCACGGCCGATGCCATGGCGCAGCGCGGGCCGCGCGCGCGGCTGCTGGAGTTCGGCGGCGTGGGGCACGCGCCCACGCTGGTCGCCGACGACCAGGTGCAGGCCGTGGCGGCATTCCTGCTGGAGGCCGCATGA
- a CDS encoding RelA/SpoT family protein — MKSIVAVSPPAAAGLMVRAEPVPQLIAATSQTLPEQVNALARARAFAEPLLAGETLETGENTLAHADAVAAILKGIGGSEAMQAASYLVHACVHLNKPEEVIAKAFGENFATLAVETTKLMRVQQQAREAEASGQRVDDPAVQTENVRKMLLGFSRDLRVVMLRLASRLQTLRFYAASKRPVSPGIAREALHVFAPLANRLGIWQMKWELEDLSFRFLEPDTYKEVARLLDEKRAEREMYMEQLRGRLESELRSRSISASVQGRPKHIYSIVKKMRGKSLNFDQVFDIRALRVIVPSVKDCYAALSWVHSQFHPIEDEFDDYIARPKPNGYQSLHTVVRDEAGKAIEIQIRTQAMHDHAEHGVAAHWAYKEAGTKGYAGVSASGEYDAKIAVLRQLLAWGRDLADTSHRGLFDDRIYVLTPDAAVIELPQGATPVDFAYAVHTSLGHRCRGARVDGAMVPLNTPLQSGQTVEITTVKEGRPSRDWLNAELGYLTSHRARAKVRAWFNAQATHETVARGREAVEKLLQREGKTAIKLDDLAVQLGFKSAEALFEVVGKDEFSLRTIETLLRPPEPAPQPEDYLLLKKARHAETTPKGGVLVVGIDSLMTQLAKCCKPAPPDDIRGFVTRGKGVSVHRADCSNFREMAARNAERVIEVAWGLPKAVANAAAVYPVDVAVEAADRQGLLRDISEVFAREKTNVIGVQTQSVKGTAWMTFTVEVADSGRLNKVLSIVAGVQGVRSARRR, encoded by the coding sequence ATGAAGAGCATCGTGGCAGTATCCCCGCCAGCCGCTGCGGGGCTGATGGTGCGCGCGGAGCCCGTGCCGCAGCTGATCGCGGCAACCTCGCAGACGCTGCCGGAGCAGGTGAACGCGCTGGCGCGCGCGCGCGCCTTCGCCGAGCCTCTGCTGGCGGGTGAGACCCTGGAGACGGGCGAGAACACGCTGGCCCATGCCGACGCCGTGGCCGCCATCCTCAAGGGCATCGGGGGCTCCGAGGCCATGCAGGCCGCGAGCTACCTCGTGCATGCCTGCGTGCACCTCAACAAGCCCGAGGAAGTCATCGCCAAGGCCTTCGGCGAGAACTTCGCCACGCTGGCGGTGGAGACCACCAAGCTCATGCGCGTGCAGCAGCAGGCGCGCGAGGCCGAGGCCTCGGGCCAGCGCGTGGACGACCCGGCCGTGCAGACCGAGAACGTGCGCAAGATGCTGCTGGGCTTCTCGCGCGATCTGCGCGTGGTGATGCTGCGCCTGGCTTCGCGCCTGCAGACGCTGCGCTTCTACGCGGCCAGCAAGCGGCCCGTGTCGCCGGGCATCGCGCGCGAGGCGCTGCACGTCTTCGCGCCGCTGGCCAATCGCCTGGGCATCTGGCAGATGAAGTGGGAGCTGGAAGACCTCTCTTTCCGCTTCCTGGAGCCCGACACCTACAAGGAGGTGGCGCGCCTGCTTGACGAGAAGCGCGCGGAGCGCGAGATGTACATGGAGCAGCTGCGCGGGCGCCTGGAGTCCGAGCTGCGCTCGCGCAGCATCAGCGCCAGCGTGCAGGGGCGGCCCAAGCACATCTACAGCATCGTCAAGAAGATGCGCGGCAAGTCGCTCAACTTCGACCAGGTGTTCGACATCCGCGCGCTGCGCGTGATCGTGCCCTCGGTCAAGGACTGCTACGCGGCGCTGAGCTGGGTGCACAGCCAGTTCCATCCGATCGAGGACGAGTTCGACGACTACATTGCGCGCCCCAAGCCCAACGGCTACCAGTCGCTGCACACGGTGGTGCGCGACGAGGCCGGCAAGGCCATCGAGATCCAGATCCGCACCCAGGCCATGCACGACCATGCCGAACACGGCGTGGCCGCGCACTGGGCCTACAAGGAAGCGGGCACCAAGGGCTACGCGGGCGTGTCGGCCAGCGGCGAGTACGACGCCAAGATCGCAGTGCTGCGCCAACTGCTGGCTTGGGGCCGCGACCTGGCCGATACCAGCCACCGGGGCCTGTTCGACGACCGCATCTACGTGCTCACGCCCGATGCCGCCGTGATCGAGCTGCCGCAGGGAGCCACGCCCGTGGACTTCGCCTACGCCGTGCACACCAGCCTGGGCCACCGCTGCCGCGGCGCGCGCGTGGACGGCGCCATGGTGCCCCTGAACACGCCGCTGCAAAGCGGCCAGACGGTGGAGATCACCACCGTCAAGGAAGGCCGCCCCTCGCGTGACTGGCTCAACGCCGAACTCGGCTACCTCACCAGCCACCGTGCGCGTGCCAAGGTGCGCGCCTGGTTCAACGCCCAGGCCACGCACGAGACCGTCGCGCGAGGCCGCGAGGCGGTCGAGAAGCTGCTGCAGCGCGAAGGCAAGACGGCCATCAAGCTCGACGACTTGGCGGTGCAGCTCGGCTTCAAGTCGGCAGAGGCGCTGTTCGAGGTGGTGGGCAAGGACGAGTTCTCGCTGCGCACCATCGAAACCCTGCTGCGCCCGCCTGAGCCCGCACCCCAGCCCGAGGACTACCTGCTGCTCAAGAAGGCGCGCCACGCGGAGACCACGCCCAAGGGCGGCGTGCTCGTGGTGGGCATCGATTCGCTCATGACGCAGCTGGCCAAGTGCTGCAAGCCCGCGCCGCCCGACGACATCCGCGGCTTCGTGACGCGGGGCAAGGGCGTGAGCGTGCACCGCGCCGACTGCAGCAACTTCCGCGAGATGGCCGCGCGCAACGCAGAGCGGGTCATCGAGGTGGCCTGGGGCCTGCCCAAGGCCGTGGCGAACGCGGCGGCCGTGTACCCCGTGGACGTGGCCGTGGAGGCGGCAGACCGCCAGGGCCTGCTGCGCGACATCTCCGAAGTCTTCGCACGCGAGAAGACCAACGTGATCGGCGTGCAGACGCAGTCCGTGAAGGGCACGGCCTGGATGACCTTCACCGTCGAGGTGGCCGACTCGGGCCGGCTCAACAAGGTGCTGTCCATCGTGGCCGGTGTTCAGGGCGTGCGCTCGGCGCGCAGGCGCTGA
- a CDS encoding YdeI/OmpD-associated family protein produces the protein MSIDKSADTPTLFKSAKAFETWLKQHHATSPGLWLKIAKRGADEASVTYPEAVEIALCWGWIDSQKKGLDEQYFLQRFTPRRARSVWSKVNVDKVAALIKAGRMKAPGLAQVEAAKADGRWAQAYDGARMSVVPEDLIAALDAAPMAKAFFSTINAANRYAILWRIQTAVKAETRAKRIAQLVEMLARGETIHIFKPKVKD, from the coding sequence ATGTCCATCGACAAGTCTGCCGACACCCCGACCTTGTTCAAGAGCGCCAAGGCGTTTGAAACCTGGTTGAAGCAGCACCATGCCACATCCCCAGGCCTCTGGCTCAAGATCGCCAAGCGCGGCGCCGACGAAGCCAGCGTCACCTATCCTGAAGCGGTGGAGATCGCGCTCTGCTGGGGTTGGATCGACAGCCAGAAGAAGGGCCTGGACGAGCAGTATTTTCTCCAGCGATTCACTCCCAGGCGCGCCCGCAGCGTATGGTCCAAGGTCAATGTCGACAAGGTCGCGGCGCTCATCAAGGCGGGCCGCATGAAGGCCCCGGGTCTCGCGCAGGTCGAGGCCGCAAAGGCCGACGGCCGATGGGCGCAAGCGTACGACGGTGCGCGTATGTCCGTGGTCCCTGAAGACCTGATCGCGGCGCTCGATGCCGCACCGATGGCAAAAGCGTTCTTCTCGACGATCAACGCCGCGAATCGCTACGCGATCTTGTGGCGCATTCAAACGGCCGTGAAGGCCGAGACGCGTGCGAAGCGAATAGCCCAACTCGTGGAGATGCTCGCGCGCGGCGAGACCATTCATATCTTCAAGCCCAAGGTCAAGGATTGA
- a CDS encoding helix-turn-helix domain-containing protein, with protein sequence MDIAEVARRAGVPASTLRYYEKKGLIASTGPQGARRRFAPGVLDQLALIALGQTAGLSLDEIQSMLSPTGGPHIDRQLLSAKADDIDATIKQLRAVSRGLRHAAACPASSHAECPTFQGLLKRAASGALDRQRVGRRLAPAGTGTVMRRKER encoded by the coding sequence ATGGACATTGCCGAGGTCGCCAGGCGCGCGGGAGTGCCCGCTTCGACGCTGCGCTATTACGAGAAAAAAGGGCTGATTGCCTCCACGGGTCCCCAAGGCGCGCGGCGCCGTTTTGCCCCCGGCGTGCTGGACCAGCTGGCCCTGATTGCGCTGGGGCAGACCGCGGGGCTATCGCTCGATGAGATCCAGTCGATGCTGTCACCCACTGGCGGCCCCCATATCGACCGCCAGCTGCTGTCCGCCAAGGCCGATGACATCGACGCCACGATCAAGCAGCTCCGGGCCGTGAGCCGTGGGTTGCGGCACGCCGCCGCATGCCCCGCCTCCAGCCACGCGGAGTGCCCCACGTTTCAGGGCTTGCTGAAAAGGGCCGCCTCCGGAGCGCTGGACCGACAAAGGGTGGGCCGCAGACTGGCACCCGCAGGGACGGGAACGGTCATGCGGCGCAAGGAGCGCTAG
- a CDS encoding DUF2938 domain-containing protein, which yields MAWLQDTLRIILIGMGATAFMDLWALFIRALGVPTLNLALVGRWCGHVLRGQWAHVAIGKAEPIPGERALGWFIHYAVGVAFAALLVALQGTAWAASPTPLPAIAVGMFTVLVPLLVMQPAMGAGVASSKTPTPLKNCLRSLANHTVFGIGLYWSAALIAAIASAA from the coding sequence ATGGCATGGCTGCAAGACACGTTACGCATCATCCTCATCGGCATGGGCGCCACTGCGTTCATGGATCTGTGGGCCCTGTTCATCCGGGCCCTGGGCGTGCCGACGCTGAACCTTGCCTTGGTTGGCCGGTGGTGCGGGCACGTGCTTCGTGGCCAATGGGCCCACGTGGCCATTGGCAAGGCTGAGCCCATACCGGGCGAACGGGCGCTGGGCTGGTTCATCCACTATGCCGTCGGCGTTGCGTTTGCCGCGTTGCTCGTGGCGCTTCAAGGCACCGCATGGGCAGCAAGCCCGACGCCGCTGCCCGCCATCGCCGTGGGCATGTTCACGGTGCTGGTGCCACTGCTCGTCATGCAACCGGCCATGGGGGCCGGAGTGGCTTCATCGAAGACGCCCACACCGTTGAAGAACTGCCTTCGCAGCCTGGCCAATCACACGGTATTCGGCATAGGCCTCTATTGGTCGGCGGCGTTGATCGCCGCCATTGCCTCCGCCGCCTGA
- a CDS encoding GyrI-like domain-containing protein → MQKIDLKKELKHLYQPSTKEVVQVEVPTFQYLMVDGEGNPNTSQAYAQAVEALFSVSYTAKFMVKKGAQGMDYAVMPLEGLWWADDMSAFVANDKSQWKWTMMIMQPHFVAKAVIETAISEVKRKKGLPGVDKLRLENFSEGRCAQVLHIGPFSEEGPAIERLHGFIDARTGRSGKHHEIYLSDIRRADPAKWKTIIRHPMK, encoded by the coding sequence GTGCAGAAGATTGATCTCAAGAAAGAACTGAAGCATCTCTACCAGCCATCCACCAAGGAGGTGGTTCAGGTGGAGGTGCCCACTTTCCAGTACCTCATGGTCGACGGCGAGGGCAATCCCAACACTTCGCAAGCATATGCCCAGGCGGTGGAGGCACTGTTCTCCGTCTCCTACACGGCCAAGTTCATGGTGAAGAAGGGCGCGCAGGGAATGGACTATGCGGTCATGCCTCTCGAAGGGCTTTGGTGGGCGGACGACATGTCCGCTTTCGTCGCCAATGACAAGTCGCAGTGGAAATGGACCATGATGATCATGCAGCCGCACTTCGTGGCAAAGGCGGTCATCGAGACGGCCATTTCCGAGGTCAAGAGAAAGAAAGGTCTTCCGGGCGTCGACAAACTTCGGCTGGAAAATTTTTCCGAAGGCCGGTGCGCCCAGGTGCTGCACATTGGGCCGTTTTCGGAGGAAGGGCCCGCCATCGAGCGCCTCCACGGTTTCATTGACGCACGGACAGGCCGGTCAGGGAAGCACCACGAGATTTACCTGAGCGACATACGGCGTGCCGATCCGGCGAAGTGGAAAACCATCATCCGCCATCCGATGAAGTGA
- the phaR gene encoding polyhydroxyalkanoate synthesis repressor PhaR gives MGATPEESAVQDKKATPAAKPAQRVIKKYPNRRLYDTDTSTYITLTEVKQLVMANETIVVRDAKTGEDLTRSILLQIILEEEAGGAPMFTEAVLANIIRFYGHAMQGFMGAYLEKNVQMFTDIQSKLAEQSQGLTPEMWTQFMNLQSPMVQGMMGNYVEQSKNMFTQMQEQMQKQTEQMLGAFGLKR, from the coding sequence ATGGGCGCCACGCCCGAGGAGTCAGCTGTGCAAGACAAGAAAGCCACCCCTGCCGCCAAGCCGGCGCAGCGTGTGATCAAGAAGTACCCCAACCGACGCCTCTACGACACGGATACCTCCACCTACATCACCCTGACCGAGGTCAAGCAGTTGGTGATGGCGAACGAAACTATCGTGGTGCGCGACGCCAAGACGGGGGAGGACCTGACGCGCAGCATCCTGCTGCAGATCATCCTGGAGGAGGAGGCGGGCGGCGCGCCGATGTTCACCGAGGCCGTGCTGGCCAACATCATCCGCTTCTACGGCCATGCGATGCAGGGCTTCATGGGGGCCTACCTCGAGAAGAACGTGCAGATGTTCACCGACATCCAGAGCAAGCTGGCCGAGCAGTCGCAGGGCCTCACGCCCGAGATGTGGACCCAGTTCATGAACCTGCAGTCGCCCATGGTGCAGGGCATGATGGGCAACTACGTCGAGCAGTCCAAGAACATGTTCACCCAGATGCAGGAGCAGATGCAGAAGCAGACCGAGCAGATGCTCGGTGCCTTCGGCCTCAAGCGCTGA